The following are encoded together in the Bubalus kerabau isolate K-KA32 ecotype Philippines breed swamp buffalo chromosome 3, PCC_UOA_SB_1v2, whole genome shotgun sequence genome:
- the LOC129647589 gene encoding adhesion G-protein coupled receptor F2-like, translated as MTQMLLLLLYSFVFLLATESCRTLCQASSKSKEQVPTRPHGECHGACVDNSYCSQPCLPDTPGDMGFLCRQKKWHKVTESCRTLTAFNIFEADSNSVQTFGGSKISEYTKKPETITDLLMEKCPQNLSCVIRNIQKSPRIPGNIALIVQLLHNISTVPMVDVDEAKMKSYSIMANHILNSKSISNWTFIPERNSSCVLLHSINSFARKLFVNKHPIDIADTFIHTVGTILSRDNARKNFTFSMSVNDTSDVVTGKVLISREELQEVPSPSQAVSIAFPTLGAILEASVLESITVNGLVLSVILPKELERISLIFEKISKSEDRRAQCAGWHSVESRWDHKVCQKIQENSQQVVCKCSPSKTFTSFSILMAPHVLQSPILIYITYIGLGVSICSLILCLSIEALVWGQVTKTEISYLRHVCIANIATTLLMADVWFIVASFLSGPTRHHSACVAATFFVHFFYLSVFFWMLAKALLILYGILIVFHTLPKSVLVAALFAVGYGCPLLIAAITVAATEPGKGYLRPEACWLNWDMTKALLAFVVPALAIVVVNLVTVTLVIVKTRRAAISSSMFQEVRAIVRISKNIAILTPLLGLTWGFGIATVLNDSSLAFHIIFSLLNAFQGFFILVFGTILDPKIRDALKDRINSAQWISRISENVSDFSRHPTKGPS; from the exons gtgAATGCCATGGCGCTTGTGTGGACAATTCCTACTGCAGCCAACCTTGCCTTCCAGACACTCCAGGGGATATGGGGTTTTTATGCAGGCAAAAGAAATGGCACAAAGTCACTGAGTCCTGCCGCACTCTCACTGCCTTCAACATCTTCGAG GCAGATTCAAATTCTGTTCAAACATTTGGAGGATCAAAAATAAGTGAATATACCAAGAAGCCTGAGACTATTACAGATTTGTTAATGGAAAAGTGTCCACAGAATCTGTCCTGTGTGATCAGGAACATTCAGAAGTCTCCTCGGATTCCGGGAAACATCGCTTTGATTGTGCAACTCTTACACAACATCTCCACTGTGCCAATGGTGGATGTTGATGAAGCAAAGATGAAG AGTTACAGCATCATGGCCAACCACATTCTAAATAGCAAAAGCATCTCAAACTGGACCTTCATCCCTGAAAGAAACAGCAGCTGTGTCCTGCTACATTCAATCAATTCCTTTGCAAGAAAGCTATTTGTCAATAAGCATCCCATTGACATAGCAGATACTTTCATCCACACGGTGGGCACCATCCTCTCTAGAGACAACGCCAGAAAGAATTTCACCTTTTCAATGAGCGTTAACGACACCAGCGACGTGGTCACGGGGAAGGTGTTGATCAGTAGAGAGGAACTTCAGGAGGTGCCTTCTCCTTCTCAGGCCGTCAGCATCGCATTTCCAACTCTTGGGGCCATCTTAGAAGCCAGTGTtttggaaagcatcactgtgaatgGACTTGTCCTGTCTGTCATTCTGCCCAAGGAACTTGAAAGAATCTCACTGATTTTTGAAAAGATCAGCAAGTCGGAGGACAGGAGGGCACAATGTGCAGGCTGGCACTCCGTGGAGAGCAGATGGGACCATAAGGTCTGCCAAAAGATTCAGGAGAACTCCCAGCAGGTGGTCTGCAAATGTAGCCCGAGCAAGACGTTTACCTCTTTCTCGATTCTGATGGCACCCCACGTCTTGCAGAGCCCCATCCTGATTTACATCACGTACATAGGCCTGGGTGTTTCTATCTGCAGCTTGATCCTCTGCTTGTCCATCGAGGCCTTGGTCTGGGGCCAGGTGACAAAGACAGAGATCTCATACTTACGCCACGTGTGCATTGCTAACATTGCGACCACCTTATTGATGGCTGATGTGTGGTTCATCGTGGCTTCCTTTCTCAGTGGCCCAACGAGGCACCACAGCGCATGCGTGGCAGCAACCTTTTTTGTTCACTTCTTTTacctttctgtgtttttctggATGCTCGCCAAGGCACTGCTCATTCTCTACGGAATCCTGATAGTCTTCCATACGTTGCCCAAGTCCGTTCTGGTGGCAGCTCTCTTTGCGGTGGGCTACGGGTGCCCTTTGCTCATAGCTGCTATCACGGTCGCTGCCACTGAGCCTGGCAAAGGTTATCTCCGGCCTGAGGCCTGTTGGCTCAACTGGGACATGACCAAGGCCCTTCTGGCTTTTGTGGTTCCGGCTCTGGCCATCGTGGTTGTCAACCTGGTCACAGTCACACTGGTGATTGTCAAGACCCGGCGAGCGGCCATCAGCAGTTCCATGTTCCAGGAGGTGAGGGCCATCGTGAGGATCAGTAAAAACATTGCCATCCTCACACCACTGCTGGGACTGACGTGGGGATTTGGCATAGCCACAGTTCTCAATGACAGCTCGCTGGCTTTCCACATCATCTTCTCCCTGCTCAACGCCTTCCAG GGCTTCTTCATCCTGGTGTTTGGAACAATCCTGGATCCGAAG ATAAGAGATGCCTTAAAGGATCGAATAAACTCTGCACAATGGATCTCCAGGATATCAGAG